Within Malus domestica chromosome 04, GDT2T_hap1, the genomic segment TGGAAGTAGCATTATGGAAGTAAATAATGTGTTGAGCTGATCTCAATATTGTTTTAGATGCATGCCTTTCTAGTAGTGCACATACACGGCGATGATCATTGTCAACTAGTTTGATATATTTCTTTATCAAAATACACAGTTGTAAAGCTAGTGTCTAATGCCATATAAATTCCTTTCCATTCCAGGTGAATGAAGTTTGAAGCATCGTGATTACTGGTCCCCGTATTCATTGGTTTTCATAGTTTCTTGGGCTGGATTTTGATGTCCGTTTGTGTCTTGAATTTCATTTGCATTGCTCTTAGGCAACAAGAGAGACTCTATATAGATTGCCAATCTTGTCACTGCATGTGACAAGCGTTCATTCACCGAGGTAAAAAAGAAACACATAGCAAGTGATTCGTTCTCGAGTAGCCAATCCAGCTCTGATATGATGATATCCCCTTGTTATGCGCTGCCTAGAAAAGataacttttttgtttttttttatttgttatttgttaGAGATAGATGTGAGGGCATTGGGAAAGGCGTGGAAAATTTACACGGAATGGAATTATactttttttaaaaattgttttcattttgtGTACTATACAAACTATATTATTTTTTCCACATCCTTCGTCGCAACCCATACGTATTGAATGATTGAACGTTAGGGAAAATTTAGAAATGTTGCGGAGTGTCATTTTAAAGAGACTCTTCCCACCGTTAGGGAAAGATAAGAACCTCAACATTTCTAAAGAACGAAACGAACTGTTGTGAACGAATTTCATTTTATCTCATTTAGATCTCCCTACCtactaagattcatatagccgatcccactcagtgacttggattttccaagtctccaaccgagaagttttcctcactcaggaaattaagggaacactaccccaacctacatgctccactcagaaagcttcaacatacaagcttcaacaaaagaaaattcaaagaacttagcgaagaaggctttggtgtatttaacacaatacgttgaaataaaggaaaacttatttattgatatccccgataagctacaaatatgtacatatacatgagtcaaaataaacacacaagagggagccttcacaaaggttgcttaggagaagtctcagcagtcggtagagccccagaaagagaaggcaccagagggggatcatttggagcctcagtactggacagaaccctagaaggaggaggtatcagaggttgatcatttggagcttcattatgcggtacagccccagaagacgaaggcaataaatgcctttggaacaaacccacaaatctctaatgatcaagtaaaacctgaccatcagtttccttcatctggtcaagcttcctcttcatgtttgtagcatagtcatgtgcgagccggtgcaactgtttattctcatgcttgagccctctaatctcctgtttgagactcatcacttcagccgccaatgattcaacttggcgggttcgagcaaataggcgttgggccatattagacacagaacctgcacactgaacactgagagccagcgaatccttaacagctaactcatcagaccgtttggaaagtagtctgttatctttgggagtgagaaggttcctggccaccaccgcagcggtcatatcattctttatcacggaatccccaacgctaagaggaccagtaggggagacgaaggatgggcgccatatgttgtctggagaaggcggggctgcctcttcaacaaggttcaagtcaaaacgacggtcggaggggccagacattttcaaaggtgttgaagagagaagaggtcggacaaatcaagatcttagaagtgcaagaatgaagcttctactggtggagattcaagtgtgctttggaacttaatgccagccctataaaaatctgcactcgacggagcttcagaaatcgaagaggcgcctgctcagaaatcgaagaggcgtttgctttctcaaaagctgggctgcttagagatcacgagggttgatctcagaaatcgaagaggcgtttgctttctcaaaagttgggctgcttaaagaccacgaaggccgatctcagaaatcgaagaggcgctcgctttctcaaaagctgggctccccagagaccacgagggctgatctcagaaatcgaagaggcacctacttttccagccttgtcagcacctgtcacacgcacactcagctttgcggaaattatgggcattctgtcgaagacttctggggaagtagaaaacacatgaatcttactgttcaatcacccacttcccacacgcaacaatagctcatgggtaccacagataactttgccaaagttctctgccaaagttgagcacgtgaagtttgcagctcccactacatcgctctgaccaagaagggtaaaagaatagcaaagaaacagcactaacaaagtttagagccataaattttgaaggtctagctaccatattattacccacaagggtaaaagaacagtaccattgctggataattggaaagtccctgcgtgtcaacctctgtgcttcgtggcaaggtagactagcaaacatgcccaacctttactcacattcgagaaaacactcccaataagattgcttgctccaaaatcgaagaggcaccgtcctccgaatctcgagagccagactcccaacatgactactttcttaaaaatcgaagagagggtaaaggaacagtaccattgctggataattggaaagtccctgtgtgtcaacctctgtgcttcgtggcaaggtagactagcaaacatgcccaacctttactcacattcgagaaaacactcccaacaagattgcttgctccaaaatcgaagaggcaccgtcctccgaatctcgagagccagactcccaacatgattactttctcaaaaatcgaagagacactgctccccgaatctcgagagccagacccccagcatgattgctttatcaaaaatcgatgaggcatcgttctccgaatcaatcgaagagacgctcgctttctcaaaagctgggctgctcagagaccaagagggccgatctcagaaatcgaagaggcacctacttttctagccttgtcagcacctgtcacacgcacactcagctttgcagaaattatgggcattctgtcgaagacttctggtgaagtagaaagcacatgaatcttactgttcaatcacccacttcccacacgcaacaatagctcatgggtaccacagataactttgccaaagttctctgccaaagttgagcacgtgaagcttgcagctcccactacatcgctctgactaagaaaggtaaaagaatagcaaagaaacagcactaacaaagtttagacacataaattttgaaggtctagctaccatattattacccacaagggtaaaggaacagtaccattgctggataattggaaagtccctgtgtgtcaacctctgtgcttcgtggcaaggtagactagcaaacatgcccaacctttactcacattcgagaaaacactcccaacaagattgcttgctccaaaatcgaagaggcaccgtcctccgaatctcgagagccagactcccaacatgactactttctcaaaatcgaagagagggtaaaggaacagtaccattgctggataattggaaagtccctgtgtgtcaacctttgtgcttcgtggcaaggtagactagcaaacatgcccaacctttactcacattcgagacaacactcccaacaagattgcttgctccaaaatcgaagaggcaccaccgccttccgaatctcgagagccagactcccaacatgattacttcctcaaaaatcgaagagacactgctctccgaatctcgagagccagacccccagcatgattgctttctcaaaaatcgaagaggcatcgttctccgaatctcgagagccagataccacagaccactttttcaaaagtgctctgacagagttaaaacatgtgaaactggcagctcccactactgtgctatgaccaagcagggtaaaggaatagcattactacttgttgttagggagactcctatatatgtcgaccttcatccccaacggacaggcagacctgcaaaaatgctcaacccttcatcatatctgagagggcactcccaacgaagcctttcgaaatattcagctttctttccccccgataatacctctgcaaacaagctatactagagcaagaatatctcatatcatcagggttaaaagcaagagtatcccatatcatgctttttccctgtcttttcctttggccttgtttttacctgcaagacaaggagaaagagagcaatcagtcagcacttggaatcaagcttccagccaggaactgactgcttggaaccccttacctgattacttacctggcattgctctcgagtactcatcttcaacatcttatgtttccaaggaagattccgcatctgcttgaggaacagatagggcaagtgcgaaggatacaaggaagcatgtggagacaagcgtaacagcacacgtgccgatacatccattactctgtcaaaagcaaaagtatcccatatcagcagggtggaacgtactctagatttgatggacttgttttgaccctcaaattcttcagtcggccttatactctggaggaaaccagacaaccctccagctcagttcaagaataagcctgtggaaagttacttcttcaaaagcaaaagtatctcatatcatctcttctcatttttcttctctttatccttcatgctgctgcaagatgaggagaaggtgaacaatcagtcggagctctgattgcttaccttgtctgtcacctctttcagcagaccccctagctcggcgacttgggggactcctactacatggtttgtatcgcgcttgaccaagcctgaaactacaagtaagcttcaagtgaaattgatacattaccttgtgcatctccaccagttaaagataccacccctggatggaggaagagtacttccagagaagatgccacatctacctatgagacagataaggcaagtcaagacgacaccacactccgatacttagaagtttcgtgattacgagatcattctcccacaatatttcctaatgtcatttgtactaaatcattcacttgtactcactaaaggagagcttgaacctatgtacttgtgtaaacccttcacaattaatgagaactcttctattccgtggacgtagccaatctgggtgaaccacgtacatcttgtgtttgctttcctatctctatccatttatatacgtatccacactaatgaccggagcaatctagcgaagatcacaaaaagcgaccgttttcgctacctaggatctatcttgcaagagaacggagaattagatggagatctcaaccatagaatacgagctggatggatgaagtgtaagagtgcatccggcgtgttgtgtgaccgtcgtaggccactgaagctcaagggaaaattttataggacggcaataaggccgcgatgttgtatggcacagaatgttgggcggtgaagcatcaacacgtacacaaaatgggtgtagcggagatgaggatgcttcgtgggatgtgtgggcacacgagaaaggataagattgggaatgaggatatccgaggtaaagtaggagtagccgaaattgtaggaaagatgagagaaaatcggctccggtgatttggacatgtgcaaagaaggccgactgacgctccggttcgaagatgtgactacgggacagaggttcagggccgaaggggtagaggaagacctaggaaaactttggaagagactctaagaaaagacttagagtacttggatctaacggaggacatgacacaaaaccgagcgcaatggcgttctaggattcatatagccgaccccacttagtgggaaaaggctttgttgttgttgttgttgtagatcTCCCTACCTAAGCATGGAAATTTTTTCTgaaaagcccaaaccaaactgAAAAAATCCCAATCTCATACCGAAAAATTCTCAAACCAATAGTACAGAAACTTTCCTTACCTGAGGATGgaaatttttcttgaaaatcCTAAACCAAAGCAAAAAAATCCTGATCCCATacttaaaaattctcaaaccaGTAATACAAAAAATTTAGGGACTCAAACTAGTCATGAACATTTCAGTACGAGAATTGGGATTACATATTCAATGGTTCGGGAATCCcaaaccaatatatatatatatatggttgcatgcatgttaaattttgaatttaagtAGTTTGATAGTAGACTATATTAGAAATAGAAGTATGAAATTAAGTAGTTTGAAACTTTGGAACATCAATTTGACTTGGTATGAATGAATTGGTATTTAAATTGGTACGAAATTTCAAATTGGTATGAGGTAAAAAACCTAATTTCAATTGATATGCAAATGAGTAACAAAATTTCAGGCCACAAGTCCAAATTTCGGCCCATACCCAAAATTCAGTTCCAATCCATCCCAATATACCAAAAACAGTTTGGgaataccgaaatttcggtttgagaTTGGTCTTTAAATTCTCGTCCCGAAATTTTTCAGTTTGGTATTTGGGATCTCATTCTTGGTTTGGGATCTATATCAAACCACCCCTACCCTTACCACACTATCTAAGACTGAAGTGTGACGTATCCTAGATCTTTAGAGTGTTACTCAAAGCATGCTTGGTGCTTGTACTAATCTAGCgaaagtgacgagatcacataTAGCAGCTGCAAACGTGCCTTCAAAGATAAACATACCTAATGGACATCAAACCACTATCCCAAAAGGACGGGAAGCTATTAATGTGTATCGGACATCTCCCGAAAGTAGGTTGCTGCACCTAATGGTCGATTCTAGTATAGTGGCAGCTAGCCATTCATATGCTCCCACCTAGAAGCATGGCAGACctgttggttcaaaggattcacaaccttaGAAAAGGAAACAATGGCACAGACTAGTGAAACTAGTGTGGATCCGACTATCGCCTACTCGTCATATCCAATGCATGAGGCTATTCTAGATTTATAGAAGCAtccttgaagaatcaaattCTTCTCTCGAGAATCAAGAGATTTCAGTCCATTATGCTAGCTTGAATGAGGTTTGGGAATATGAATGAGATGATAGTCGACGATGCATTCGCATGTACAGTAGCTACTGATATCATTGTGAGAGGAGGTTACTTGTCTGACCCGCACATGACATGTTctcaaacatgttatgtttttaCCGTTTGAGACActacaatatcttggaggtcaaccaaACAAACCTTAGTTGCAACTTCTTCGAACCATACTAAAATTATCGCCCTACACAAAACCATGTGTGAGTGCTTCTGGCTGAAAGTtgttgttgagcatattcaaagTAATTGTGGGCTTTCTTCCGTCGTTGATGTCCCTACAACGATCTATGAAGATAACTCTGCATGTATGGAACATAtcaagaagggatacatcaaatGAGACAACATCAAGCATATTGCTCCAAAGTTCTTCTTCTCCCATTAGCAACAAGAACaccagaagattgaagtcaagcaaatccgatCCCAAGACAACCTAGCCAATCTCTTCATAAAGCCTAATTACTTCTCAAGACATCCCAGAAGATTGAGGTAAATTATACACCCAaattttattcaaaacctaattagttatttatatttatttatttttatttctattgCTTGGATTTTAAACTATGATTGGTTTTTGTGAGAAAtgaacggaaaaaaaaaatcaaggggACATCcttatttttggattttctcCTATGTGAAACAGAGTTAGACCTTAAATCTTCTTTTTGAAAATCAAGGTATTAGTGGATACATTTTTTTACCTGGTAGTTATATTATTGCTTTTATATGTATTATTGACTCTATATTTTGGTATACAATCGGAAAGGAGAATGTATGTAGCATAAGTGGTTGATTataattttgggttttgttcttTCAAAGTTTCGGACTTTGTACAATTGCTGCTCCCATTACCTGGTGAGACATTACAGTCTTTTTTCTGCTCAACTTTTTAGTATTAATTCTCAAAATTTTGCCTTCCCTGCTTCTTTCTCATGGTCCTTATACCCAAACATGTGCGAGTTTGTATTTTTCTGATCGATTATACTACTGGGAACTTAgttacttttattatttttttatatatttttgtcgGGTTTGTTGTTTTTCGGAAAATTATTCAAACTCTCAATATAGAGTGTTAAATGAGTATATGATGTTGAATTTCACTTTCGAAAGGACTGTTACAAGTTTTGTGTCAATTTGGTTGTGATAATAAGATTACTTCATGGAATTTTTGTTTCTGGTTTCCTTCTCAGTGTTGAAGATGTTCATTCACAAAAGAAATGAGCTATGGAAGACTTCATGATGGACTGATGCAAGAGATTaggaatatatatattcttttcgGGCTTCCCACTTCTAAGGTTACCTAATGCACAAACAATAAGAAcccgtcttttttttttttttttttttttttttttttgcaattgcCAGAAAGACAAAAGAgcttgtaaacatgtatttgtcATGTTGCATGGACAAACAAAATATATGTGAAATGCATGCTACCTCTGTTTCTGATGCAAAGACACTATATTTTGTCATTGCAACTCTTGTTAACAGAAACTTTCGAATTCGCCATTTTGATTGTATATTGGCTCTTGATGTCAACTTAATAGAATGTAAATGCAAACTGAACTGCTTATTTTGTCTAGATTGCTGCATTTGAGAATGCAATTGTGTTGCTGCTGCTTTTTGAGTGAATTTTTCTGTCGATATTATTCATGGTTGTTGTAGATTATAGTTTGAAAACCTGCAACAAAGTGCAATCAAGTTTTCTAATTACATCTATACTAAGAAGACATTCATGGTGTAGCAATCAACATTACCAGTGTAATAAACAAAACCTTTTTACAACCTCACCATTATTGTTTCACGTTGGAGAAGAAACTTATTATTGTTTAACGTTGGAGAATAAACTTGACGATTAAAAGTAATTTAGAATTTCTCTTCACGGAGTAGTGTAGAATTTCTCTTAATTATAATGGAAAATTCCTCCCCTCGCCTGTATGTATGACAAGAAATTAATTAAGGATACAAATGGATACGAAGCAGAAATGGAACTATTATTGCTATAATTTGAAGAAACAGTGCTTcttatagaaaaagaaagaacataCACGTCGATCTGCAACAAAGAATTGTGATTCTTTTCTATCCAATAGCTggaaattaattaatcattggaTTAGTAGTAGGGTATTGCTGGGGGAGGAGGAGAAGCATATGACACTCCTATAACTGGTGGAAGTGGCGTGTTTTCGAACGGGGTCGGTGGAGGAAATTGTTGATGtgctggtggtggtggaggatgCCAATGTTGTTCTTTCGGAGGTGATATTGGTAAGTGGTGATGGCTTGATGGTGGCGGTACGAAGTTTAATACCGGTGATGGCACAGTATGCTggcttggtggtggtggtggtgatggtgatggtggaaTCACACAACCGGTGGGTGGCAGAGGAGTCACCGGATGCGATGGCTCActtggtggaggaggaggagatggaTGATTTGGGGGTGGACTACTTATACCTGTGCTTGTGTGTGGTGGTGGGGTTTTTGATGAATAATGCTCGTGTGTGGGTGAAGGAGGTGGTGTTGTAGTATAATGTTCCTGTGTTGGTGGGGGTGGAGATGCATATGGTGATGGCAGTGGAGGTGGCGGATGCGGTGATGAAGGTGGAGATTGTGgtgaaggtggaggtggaggcgGTGGACTTGTGTAACTATGATAGCTTGGAGGTGGTGGGACGTTGGTTGAGTGCTGTTGAGGTGGGGGAGGCGTGTGGGGCTGATAATCGGGAGCTGCTGCGTGCTGTGGTGGTGGCGGCGAAGCATAATTGTAATGATAGCCTGGAGGCGACGGCGGCACCATATCATGTTTAGAGTGAGGTGGTGGGGGCGGAGGTGGTCTTAGATGGGTACTTGGTGACACCTCTTGGGAGGGTGGTGGTGGCGTCAGAGTCCAATGACCATGACTACTGGATGGAGGGGGTGAGGGCGGAAGATGAGTCCTGGGTGATACTCTTTGATTAGGTGGTGGCGGAGGTGGTGAATGGTAAGTGGGCTTTGTATGGGAATGGGAATGGGAGGGAGGAGGAGGTGTCGTATGAGGCGCTACAGGTGAgggaggagaaggagaagaagaaggctgTGATGGTGGCGGCGGAGGATGCGATCTAGTCGAAGGCGATGACTCTGAAGtcgggggtgggggtgggggtgggggtgttGAAACCCGAGGCCTTCTTTGAGCAGGCGGCTTATTCCTAACAGGCGGAGACGGTGTTGAGACCCGTGGAGGCCTTTTAGTAGAGCCGTCGCGGCCTCCTGGACTGCTGCCTCCGCCTCCACCGGGATTGCCGCCGCCGCCTCCAGGAATGCTGCTGCTGCATTTGAGCTTGGTGCAGTCGACGGGACGTGCAGCTGGGGAAGCACATTCCCTTGCAGATCTCTGATCCGACTTGCCACGAATGCAGTTCTTGCGACCATGGATTACATTATTTTTGTTAGAGATGGCAGCACAAGCAGGAGCCTCTCCGCTGAAATAGTTGAAGGAATAGGTAAAGTTCTGCAGCTGAGGCAGCTGGCAAACACTCGCCAGTATGACGCCGGTGAGTCTGTTGTGGGCGACGTCGAGCTGTTCCAAGCTCTTCATGTTTTTGCCAACGGTGGAGGGAAGAGGACCCTGAAGCTGGTTGAAGCTGACGTCCAAGACGGTGAGATTGGTAAGGAGGCCGATCTGGGGCGGCAAGCAGCCGGTGAGGTTGTCGTTGAGGAGGATGATCTCGTTGAGGGTGTTGGCCATCTTTCCAATGCTGGCGGGGATGCAACCGCCGAGTTTGTTGTTGGCCAACACCAGCACAGAAACCGGGGAGTTGCCGAGATTGTGGGGGATGCCGAATCGGAACCTGTTGTCGTTGAGGAAAACAGCGTCGAGATCCTTGTCGAAAAGCTGGGAGGGGACGGAGCCTTCGAACTCGTTGAAGCGAAGATCCAAGTACTTGAGGGAAGGCAGAGACAGCACTACTTTGGGGAAATCTCCGACAAAGCGGTTGTTGCTGAGGTCGAGCTCATGGAGCAGCTTCAGGCGGCGCAGGGTGCTTGGGACAACGCCACAGAAGCGATTGGAGTTGAT encodes:
- the LOC103443525 gene encoding leucine-rich repeat extensin-like protein 4, yielding MPMSPPPYSRRHLSSSSSSSSSSLLLFVLLACTAAITSTAVTDTDTDEVVKAVDPSLLQFENPRLRQAYIALQAWKSSIFSDPFNFTATWNGSDVCSYMGVYCAPAAPNSIGGRGGRVVAGIDLNHADIAGYLPPELGLLSDLALFHINSNRFCGVVPSTLRRLKLLHELDLSNNRFVGDFPKVVLSLPSLKYLDLRFNEFEGSVPSQLFDKDLDAVFLNDNRFRFGIPHNLGNSPVSVLVLANNKLGGCIPASIGKMANTLNEIILLNDNLTGCLPPQIGLLTNLTVLDVSFNQLQGPLPSTVGKNMKSLEQLDVAHNRLTGVILASVCQLPQLQNFTYSFNYFSGEAPACAAISNKNNVIHGRKNCIRGKSDQRSARECASPAARPVDCTKLKCSSSIPGGGGGNPGGGGGSSPGGRDGSTKRPPRVSTPSPPVRNKPPAQRRPRVSTPPPPPPPPTSESSPSTRSHPPPPPSQPSSSPSPPSPVAPHTTPPPPSHSHSHTKPTYHSPPPPPPNQRVSPRTHLPPSPPPSSSHGHWTLTPPPPSQEVSPSTHLRPPPPPPPHSKHDMVPPSPPGYHYNYASPPPPQHAAAPDYQPHTPPPPQQHSTNVPPPPSYHSYTSPPPPPPPSPQSPPSSPHPPPPLPSPYASPPPPTQEHYTTTPPPSPTHEHYSSKTPPPHTSTGISSPPPNHPSPPPPPSEPSHPVTPLPPTGCVIPPSPSPPPPPSQHTVPSPVLNFVPPPSSHHHLPISPPKEQHWHPPPPPAHQQFPPPTPFENTPLPPVIGVSYASPPPPAIPYY